CAGGGCGGCCAGGTCCCGCAACTCGGTGGCGTCCGGCAGGCCACCGCTGAAGAAGCGTTGCAGGCCGACGTCCTCGGCCTGCCAGAGCAGCAGGACGCGGGCGGGCTGGCCGTCGCGCCCGGCCCGGCCGATCTCCTGGAAGTAGCTGTCCGGCGAGTCGGGCAGCGCCATGTGCACCACCCAGGCGATGTTCGGCTTGTCGATGCCCATGCCGAACGCCGACGTGGCGACCATGATCGGCACCTGGTCGGCGAGGAACGCCTCGTGCAGCCGGGCGCGGGCACTGGCGGACATTCCACCGTGGTAGAACTGCGCCGGGTAGTCGGCGTCGGTGATCCGGGCCGCGAGGTCCTCGGCGGCCCGCCGGGTGGGTACGTAGATGATGCCCGGCCGCTCCTCGTCGCGCAGCAGGGCGATCAGCCGCCGCCACCGGTAGTCCTCGGTCGGGCAGTGCGCCACCTCGAAGAAGAGGTTCGGTCGGTCCAGTCCGGACACCACGATCTCGGGATCACGCAGCCGCAGCCGGGCCACGATGTCGTCGCGTACCGGCGGCGAGGCGGTGGCGGTCAGTGCCACCACCGGCGGCCGCCCGATGCCCTCGATGAGCTGACCGAGTGCCAGGTAGTCCGGGCGGAAGTCGTGCCCCCAGGCCGAGATGCAGTGCGCCTCGTCGATCGCGACCAGCGCCGGCTTCAACGCGCGCACCTCGGCCAGCCGGTCCGGGTTGGCCAACTGCTCCGGGGTGATGAAGAGGAACTCGGCCCGGCCGTCGCGGATCTCGGCGATCGCCTCGGCCTGCTGGGCCGGCGACTCGTCCGAGCTGATCCGGACCGCCCGCAACTCGGCCCGTTGCCGCTCGTTGAGCGCGGCGATCTGGTCCTGTTGCAGGGCGAGCAGGGGGGAGATGACCACGGTCGGGCCGGGGATCAGGCTCGCCGGGATCTGATAGATCGCCGACTTGCCGGCGCCGGTGGGCAGCACCACCAACGCGTCGCGCCGCCGCATCACCGCGCGCATCGCGGCCAGTTGGTTGGGGCGCAGGGTGGACCAGCCGAACAGGCTGCGCGCCGCGCGGCGCAACGACATCGAGTGCGTGGTGAGCTTCATCGAGGGCCGCAGGTACCCGGCCGGACCAGCGCCGAAACACCGGTCCGGCCACGGGGGACCGCCAGGTGTGGCAACGGTCTCGCTACGTCACCGCTCAGGGCAGTCGGGGTAGCACGTCGCGCTGGTACAGGTCCATCAGCCCCTGCCAGTCCGGCCCGGTGTTGGCGACGTAGACCTCGTCGAAACCGGCCTTCGCGTACGCGTCGATCTTCGCCAGGTGTGCGTCGGCGTCGTTGCCGCAGACGAACGCCTCGCGCATCGCCTCCGGGTCGACCAGTCGGGCGGCCTGCTCGAAGTGCCGGGGCGAGGGCAGCACCTGCAACAGTTCACCCGGGATCGCCTCGGTCGGCCAGCGCTCGTACGCCAGCCGCATACCCTCCTCCACGGTCGGCGCGTACGCCGCCTTGAAACCCGCCTGGCACGGCTTCTCTCCGCCGCCGTTGTCCCGGAACCGGCTCACCAGCTCGGCGTCGGGCATGGTGTTGACGAAGCCGTCGCCGATCCGGGCGGCCAGGTCCACCGCCTTGGGGCCGAAGGCGGAGACGTAGATCGGCGGAGGCGTCTCGGGCAGCGTGTAGATCCGCGCGTGCTCCACCCGGTAGTGCTTGCCGTAGTGGTTGACGAAGCCCCCGTCCCACAGTTTCCGCATCACCTCGACCGCCTCCTCCAGCATCTCCAGCCGGACGCCGGCCTGCGGCCAGTGGTCGCCGAGGATGTGCTCGTTGAGTGCCTCGCCGGAGCCCACCCCGAGCACGAACCGCCCGGAGTGCAGCACCGCGCTGGTCGCCGCCGCCTGGGCCAGCACCGCCGGGTGGATGCGGACGGTGGGACACGTCACCGCCGTGGTGACCGGCAGGCGGCAGGTCTGGCTCAACGCGCCGATCATCGACCAGACGAACGGGGCCTGGCCCTGTGCGTCCGTCCAGGGGTGATAGTGGTCGGAGATCCAGAGCGCCTGGAAGCCGGCGCGTTCGGCGGCCTGCGCCTGCGCCAGCAACTGCTCCGGCGGATACTCCTCAGTGGACAGGAAGTAGCCGATCTTCATGGGTGCCCCCTCGCCGTGATGGTGTCCAGAGCCAGGCGGTACCCCGGCGGGGGCGGGTCACACCAGGCGGCGAGGTCAGCGCCGGAACATCGCCCGGATGGCCAGGAGCAGCAGCAGGCCGCCCACCACCAGGCCGAGCAGGCGTACGCCGGGGATGTCGGCCGGGCTCGTCGCGTCGGCGAGCAACAGCAGCGGGTCCATCTCCGCACTCTGCTGGCAGAGCGCTCCCAAGGCAACTGTAAGGTTTATTGACTATTCGGTGGCACGGTGTGACCATTGCTGCACCGCCGGGTGGCGGGGGGAGTCCGCGGCGGAGGATGACGGGGGTACGCGACCGCATGAGCGAGCGTCAGCGAGCGAATCATCGGTGCAGTGCGGTGGTGCCTCATGGCGGCCCGGAGCGTAGCGGAGGGCGGGCATGAGCGAGCGTCAGCGAGCGAATCTTCAGCGAGCGAACGGGAATCTGGCGGCGTTGGCCGCCGCGGTCCTGCAACCCGGGTTCGTCGGCACCGTACCGCCCGCGTGGGTCTGCCGCTGGCTCGGCGACGGCCTCGGCGCGGTGGTGTTGTTCAGCCGCAACGTCGTCGACCCGGAGCAGGTGGCGGCGCTCACCGCCGGGCTGCGGGCGGAGCGGCCGGACGTGATCGTGGCGATCGACGAGGAGGCGGGCGACGTCACCCGCATCGAGTCGGGTCGGGGCAGCACCCGGCCAGGCAACTTCGCTCTCGGCGTGGTGGACGACCCGGCCCTGACCGAGGAGGTCGCCCGCGACCTGGGTGTCGAACTCGCCGCGCTGGGCGTGACCCTGGACTACGCGCCGGACGCCGACGTCAACTCCAATCCGGACAATCCGGTGATCGGCGTCCGCTCGTTCGGTGCCGATCCGTCCGTGGTGGCCCGGCACACCACCGCCTGGGTGCACGGACTCCAGTCGGGCGGCGTGGCGGCCTGCGCCAAGCACTTCCCGGGGCACGGCGACACCCGGGTGGACTCCCATCACGACCTGCCCCGGATCAGCGGGGACCGGGATCGGCTGGACGCCGTCGAGCTGGCCCCGTTCCGGGCCGCCGTCGAAGCGGGCGTGCAGGCGGTGATGACCGGGCACCTGCTGGTGCCGGCGCTGGATCCGGAGCTGCCGGCGACGCTGAGCACCCGGATCCTGGGCGGCGTGCTCCGCGAGGAGATGGGCTTCAACGGCGTGGTGGTGACCGACGCGGTGGAGATGCAGGCGGTCGCCGGCCGGTACGGCCTCGCCGGTGCGGCGGTGCGGGCGTTGGCCGCCGGGGTGGACGCGATCTGTGTCGGCGGTGAGCACGCCGACGAGGAGACGGCCCGGCACCTGCGCGACGCCATCGTGGACGCGGTCGTGGCCGGGGACCTGCCGGAGGAGCGGCTGGCCGAGGCGGCGAAGCGGGTCGGTCAGCTCGCAGCCTGGACGGTGGCCGCCCGGACGGCCGGTGGACGTGTCCCGGTGCCGGCCGGCGGGTCGGGCGTCGGGCTGGTCGCCGCGCGGCGGGCGCTCCGGGTCACCCGTGCCGACGGGGGTGTCGCGCTGCCGTTGGCCGCCCCCGCGCACGTGGTCGAGTTCCAGCCGCCGCACAACATCGCGATCGGGGCCGAGACCCCGTGGGGAGTGGCCGCGCCGTTGACCGCGCTGGTGCCGGGCACCACCAGTGCCCGTTACGCGCGGGGCGAGGTGCCGGCCGACCCGGCCTTGGGCGCCGCCGGCCGACCGCTCGTCCTGGTGGTGCGCGACCTGCACCGGCACGACTGGATGCGGGCTGCCGTCGACCGGGTACTGGCGGACCGGCCCGACGCCGTGGTGGTGGAGTTGGGGGTGCCCGCACTGGTCACAGGCGCGGTGCACGTCGCCACGCACGGGGCCACCCGGGCCGCCGGTCGGGCCGTGGCCGAGCTGCTGGGTGGGACCGCCGTCACGCGGGGCTGGTGACCAGGTCCGCGTACTCGGGATGGCGCTCGATGTAGGCGTGCATGAACGGGCACTGCGGCACCACCCGCTGCCCCTGGGCGCGGACCTGGTCCAGGGTGCCGCGCATCAGTGCCGTGCCGACGCCCCTGTTCTGGAAGGCCGGGTCCACCTCGGTGTGCGTGAAGACCAGCGCCTCCCCCCGGGGAAGATATGTGGTGAACCCGGCCAGCGCGTCGTCGACCAGGATCTCGTAACGGTGCTTGGCGGCGTTCTCCTCGACCAGCATGCTCACCGACCCATTGTCCACCGCCGGTTCGGCACGCCGGGCCCGTTCGCCTACGTCTCGTACGCTGAGGCGGTGACGAACCGATCGCTCGCCGGCCACCGCCGGCGCACCCTCGCCTGGAGGGTCCCCACCCGCAAGTCGGCCGGTCTGCTGGCCGGACTCGCACTCGGTGCCGCCCTGCTCATGGGGTGCAGCTCCGAGGGTGCCCGCACCGACTGCGGGCTGGACGCCTGCACGGTGACCTTCGACCGGGGGGTGGACGCGCGCGCCAACATTCTCGGTGTCGAGGCCCGGCTCGTCGAGGCCCAGGACGACGTGGTGACCATCGAGGTCGCCGGTGAGCAACTGTCGCTGACCGTCGGCCAGCAGGCCGCCGATGTCGGCGGCCTGGCGGTCACCCTGGACAGCGTCACCGATGCCGAGGTCAAGGTACGCATCTCGCGCAATTCCGGCTGACGCCGACAGCCGTCCGATCCGTCCGTCCCGCCGTCGCTTCCCCGCGGCGGCGGGACACGTTTGGAAATCTTCGCGTCCGGAGATTGAGGCCCCATGTCTCTCACCCGGAACGCCGAAGCCACCGCCGCCCGTACGGCCGACAGCCGGTGGCTGGAACTCCTCGCCCGGGCCGGTTTCATCGGCTACGGGATCGTGCACCTGTTGTTCGGTTGGTTGGCGTTGCAGATCGCATTCGGCAACTCCTCCGACGACGGTGACCAGTCCGGCGCGCTGCGGACACTCGCCGCGCAGCCGATGGGCACATTCGTGGTCATCGCCATCGCCGTCGGCATGGTCGCCATGGCGATCTGGCAGGCCCTCGAAGCCGCCGTCGGGCACCAGACCGAGAGCGGCAACGACCGGATCAAGGAGCGGGTCTTCTCCGCCGCCCGCGCGGTCATCTACCTCTGGCTGGCCTGGACGGCCTGGAAGGTCTTCTCCAACGCCAACTCCGACAGCGCCTCCCAGCAGGAGGAGATGACGGCCCGTCTGATGGAGTCGACCGGCGGTCGGTGGCTGGTCGGTCTCGCCGGCCTGGTCCTCATCGGTGTCGGCGTCGGCATGTTCATCTACGGCGTCAAGAAGAAGTTCATGAAGCGGCTGAAGACCGGCGAGATGAACGCCAAGACCACCCAGCTCGCCCGGCGGCTCGGCATGGCCGGCTACACCGCCCGGGGCAGCGCGTTCGCGGTGACCGGAGTGCTGGTCGTGCTGGCCGCGGTCAACTACGACCCGGAGAAGGCCCGGGGCCTGGACGCCGCCCTGCGGACGCTGCGGGACCAGGCGTTCGGCACCATCCTGCTGTCGCTCGTCGGCCTGGGCATCGCCGCCTTCGGCCTGTACTGCTTCCTCCAGGCCCGCTACCGCAAGGTCTGAGGTACTCCGTCCCGACGCCGGCCATCGCAGCACCGCTGCGGTGGCCGGTTTCGACGGTCCGGGGCAGACTTGCCCCTTTGCGTGGATCTTGTTGTCGGTCCGGAAGGAGAACCACACGTGCACAGCTACCTCGTGACGGTCGTCGCCGCGCTCGCCGCGGCGGCGATCGCCATCGCCGTGGTCGAGGTGGTGCATCGCTCGATCCGGCGGTGGGGCCACCGGTCACGACTCCTGATGGAGTTGACCGAGCACGCCCACCGCTCGTTCCAGATCGCGGCCACCGTGCTGGCCGTGCAGTTCGCCGTCCGGTTCAGCACCGGCTACGCGGTCGGCACCGGGTGGCGGCAGGCGCTGCTGCACATGCTGGTGCTCGCGGTCATCGCGGCCACCGCCTGGCTGGTCACCTCGCTGCTGGTGGTAGTGGAGGACACCGCGCTGGCCCGGTTCCGGGTGGACGTGCCGGACAACCGGCACGCCCGCCGGGTCCGCACCCAGGTCGTCATGCTGCGCCGGGTGACCATCGTGGTGATCGTGGTGCTCACCGTCGGCGTGATGCTGATGACGTTCCCGGCCGTCCGCGGCATCGGTGCCGGTGTGCTGACCAGCGCCGGTGTGGTCGGTATCGTCGCCGCGCTGGCCGCGCAGAGCCTGCTCGGCAACGTCTTCGCGGGCCTGCAACTCGCCTTCAGCGACGCGGTCCGTCTGGACGACGTGGTCGTGGTCGAGGGGGAGTGGGGCCGGATCGAGGAGCTGACCCTCAGCTACGTGGTGGTGCAGATCTGGGACGACCGACGGTTGATCCTGCCCACCTCCTACTTCACCAGCACCCCGTTCCAGAACTGGACGCGGACCGAGGCGGCGGTGCTCGGCACGGCGGAGTTCGACGTCGACTGGTCGCTCCCGGTGCAGGCGATGCGGGAGGAGTTGCGTCGCCTGGTCGAGGGCACCGAGCTCTGGGACGGTCGGGTCTGCGTACTTCAGGTGACGGACGCGACCGGCGGCATGGTCAAGCTGCGGGCGTTGGTGAGCGCCGCCAGCGCCGGCGCGTTGTGGGACCTGCGCTGCCTGGTCCGCGAGCACATGGTGGCCTGGGTACGCGACCAGCGGCCCACCGCGTTGCCACGGCTGCGGACCGAGGTCGGTGACGGTGCCGGCTCGCTGCCGTGGCAGTGGGTGAACCCCAAGCGGCGGGTCCGCCGCTTCGAGGACGGGGAGGTCCCCGACGACGCCCGCCTCTTCGGCGGCAGCGACGACGGCGACGCCCGCAGCGAAGCCTTCGTCGGTCCCGACGAGCCCGTCGAGGCGCGTCGCTGACGCCGATCGGGTGCGGACGCCCGAACGGGACGGGCCGGGAAGGTTTGACGGAACGTGTACCGGGGACCTCGTGCGGGACGCCCTGCTCCTTCTTCGCAGACAGGATTGGCGGGCGGCTACTTCGGGCATACAGCGCGGTGACGACGAGAGGGGGACAGCATGGCTGACGTGGCTGACGTCCGTACATCCCACAACGGAAGCGAGCCCTCCACCGCCGAGCTGGTCCAGCGGGCGACGGAGCAGGTGTCTCGCCTGGTCCGGGACGAGCTCGCGCTGGCCCGTGCGGAGCTGACAGAGAAGGGCAAGCACGCGGGTATCGGCGTCGGCCTGCTGGCCGGCGGCGGCGCACTGGCCTTCCTGGGTCTCGGCGCGCTGATCACCGCCGCGATCCTGCTGCTGGCCCTGGTCCTACCGGCGTGGGCGGCCGCGCTCATCGTGGCGGCGGTCGTCTTCCTGATCGCCGGCGTCCTCGCGCTGCTCGGCAAGAAGCAGGTCAGCCAGGCGGTGCCGCCGGTGCCGCAGGCGACCGTGCAGAGCCTGCGGGCCGACGTGGACGTGGTCAGCGCGGCGGTGAAGGACAGGGGACGGGCATGACACACAACGGGACGCGCAACGGGCACGGCAACGGGACCGGTGACCCTGACGCGCTGCGGGCGGAGATCCGGCGGACCCGGGTCGAGCTGGGCGAGACGGTGGAGGCGCTGGCCGCCAAGGCCGACGTCAAGAAGCGGTTGAAGTCCTCGGCGGACCAGGCCCGCGAGCGGGTCCGGGAGCAGGCGGCGTTGACCGTCGCCCGGGTCCGTGGCCAGGCGGCGCTGACCCATCCGCCGGTGCGGGGACGGCACGGTCCGGCGCCGTTCGTCGCCCTCGCGGCGGGTGCGATCGTGACCGCCGTGGTGCTGATGATCATTCGAGGGAGGCGTGGGTGAGCAAGGGGTTGAGCAAGGTCGCCTACCGGCCGGTGGGCATCGTGGCCGGCATCGCCGCGGGTGCGCTCGCGGGTGCCATCTTCCGGCAGGTGTGGAAGATGACCGCCGGCGACGGTGACGCCCCCGATCCCGTCGACGAGGACCGCCACTGGGGCGAGATCCTCGCGGCGGCGGCGTTGCAGGGCGCCATCTTCTCCGTCGTCCGGGCGGCCGTGGACCGTGGCGGCGCGGTGGGCGTACGCCGGTTGACCGGCCGCTGGCCCGACTAGCTTCGCCGTGCCCGAGACCGACCCGGCCCCCTCGTCCGTAACCCGGTCGAGGGGGCCTTTTGCCCTACCTCGCGCATGCCGCACAGCGGATCTTTCGCATCCGTCAGGTCACATGTCGGAGAATTTCGTCGGGTAGGCTGTGCAGAGTTTTTGCGTACGTGGTTTGCTGTTCCACGCTGTTGAGAGATGGCGTGGGTTGAGAGAAGTCTCCTTCATTGGGGGCCGCCTCAGGCGCCGCTGCTCGAAAACGGCCAACCGGCCGCACGGCGTGCTCGGCCGCCAGTTTTAGAAGGAGATACACATGGCGCAGGGAACCGTGAAGTGGTTCAACGCTGACAAGGGCTTCGGCTTCATCACCGTCGACGGCGGGGGTGCTGACGTGTTCGTCCACTTCTCGGCCATCCAGTCCAGCGGCTACCGGTCGCTGGAGGAGAACCAGCGGGTGGAGTTCGAGATCGCCCAGGGCCAGAAGGGTCCGCAGGCCGAGCAGGTCCGCCCCCTCTGACGCACCGGTCGGCGACCGCCGGCCGCCAGATGGCGAGGCTGTCCCCGCCCAGGTGCAAAAGCCCCGCGTTCCGTACGGACGCGGGGCTTTCCGCATCCGTCGGTCAGCGCCGCGTCCGGGCCCGCATGCCCCACCAGAGCAGCGCCACACCAGCGAGGGCCAGCAGCGGACCGAGTACGGCCCAGATCCGCTGATCGGTCATCAGGCCGTCCTCGACGTACCCGAGGCCCTGCACCGTCCAGACCGCCCCGACCACCACGGCCAGCAGGCCGAGCGTGAGTCGGAACCAGCCGCTCATCCGCTCCGGCGGGGCCGGGTTCTGCGCCACCGGGCTTCCCGTGCCGCCGGCCACCTCCCCGGTCACCATCGCTGGTGCACCTGCGGACGGATCAGCTCGTCGTAGACGGCGGCGACGGCGGCCTGCTCGTCCGTCGACAGTGGCCGCTGACCGGCCACCACGGCGTTGCCCCGGGCCTGGTCCGCGTCGCGGGCGCCCGGGATGACCACGGTGACCCCGTGCTGGTCGAGCACCCACCGCAGGGCGAACTGGGCCATCGTCCGGTCGTCGCCGACCAGCGGGGCGAGTCGGCGTACCGCCTCCAGCCCGAGCGTGTAGTCGACGCCGGAGAACGTCTCGCCGACGTCGAACGCCTCCCCGTGCCGGTTGAAGGAGCGGTGGTCGTCGGCGGCGAAGGTGGTCCGCTCGTCGTACCGGCCGGAGAGCAGCCCGCTGGCCAGCGGTACGCGGGCGATGACGCCCACCCCGGCGGCCGAGGCGGCCGGCAGCACCTGCTCCAGCGGCTTGTGGCGCAACGCGTTCAGGATGATCTGGACGCTGGACACCCCCGGGCGGGCGATCGCGGTGAGCGCCTCGTCGCAGGTCTCCACGCTGACGCCGTACGCGGCGATGCGCTTCTCTGCGACGAGGGTGTCCAGGGCGTCGAAGACCGCGTCGGTGGCGAACACGGGCGTCGGCGGGCAGTGCAACTGCACCAGGTCCAGCGTGTCGACGCCGAGGTTGGCCCGCGAACGATCGGTCCAGTCACGGAAATTGTCCAGAATGTACGCATCGGGGGTCTGTGCCACCCGACGCCCCATCTTGGTGGCCACCGTCAGCCCGGCGTCCGGGTGGGCCGCCAGGTACCGCCCGATGAGCTGCTCGCTGCGGCCGTCGCCATAGACGTCGGCGGTGTCCAGGAAGGTGATGCCGGCGTCGACCGCGGCGTCCAGCACCGCCATGGCGTCGTCCTCGGTGACCGTGCCCCAGTCGGCGCCGAGCTGCCAGGCGCCGAGCCCGACCACGCCGACCTGTCGGCCCATCCGGGGGAAGGTGCGTTGCTCCATGCGACCGAGCCTAGTGACCCCTGGCGTCCGTGCCGAGGCCGGGCCGCGCGCCCGACCCGGCTGGACGTGCCGCCCCCTGATCGCGCCGACGGCCTGCAAGACTGCGCACGGACCGTCGTCGTCGCCGGTGTACCGGTGTCATCGCCCAGGAGAAAACGTGACCGATCTGCGTACCTTCATCGCCGGACTGCCCAAGGTCGAACTGCACGTGCACCACGTCGGTTCCGCCTCGCCCCGGATCGTCGCCGAGCTGGCCGCCCGCCACGAGGGGCGTACGCCGGTCCCCACCGACCCGCAACTGCTCGCCGACTACTTCGTCTTCCGCGACTTCGCGCACTTCGTCGAGCTGTACCTGAGCGTCGTCGACCTGGTTCGCGACCAGGAGGACGTCTGGATCCTCACCCACGAGGTGGCCCGGGAGTTGGCCCGCCAGCAGGTGCGCTACGCCGAGTTGACGGTGACGCCGTACTCGCACGTGAGCCGGGGCATCCCGGCACCGGCGTTCTGCGAGGCGATCGAGGACGCCCGCAAGCGGGCCGCCGCCGACTTCGGCATCGAGCTGCGCTGGTGCTTCGACATCCCCGGCGAGGCGGGCCTGCCGGCCGCCGAGGAGACGCTGCGGATCGCCCTCGACGAGCGCCCGGACGGGCTGGTCAGCTTCGGCCTGGGCGGCCCCGAGATCGGGGTGCCCCGGCCGCAGTTCAAGCCCTACTTCGACCAGGCCCGGGCGGCGGGGCTGCACTCGGTGCCGCACGCGGGGGAGACCACGGGCCCGCAGACCGTCTGGGACGCCCTGCGCGAGCTGGGCGCCGAGCGGATCGGTCACGGCATCTCCGCCGCACAGGACCCGGAACTGCTGGCGTACCTCGCCGAGCGGCAGATCGCCATGGAGGTCTGCCCGACCTCCAACGTCCGGACCCGGGCGGTGGCCGTCATCGAGGAGCACCCGTTGCCGACGCTGGTCGAGGCCGGGCTGCTGGTGACGATCAACTCCGACGACCCGCCGATGTTCGGCACCACCCTCGACGACGAGTACGCGGTGGCCGCCCGACTGCTCGACGCCGGCCCGGAGCAGGTGGCGGCGTTGGCCCGCAACGCGGTGGCCGCCTCGTTCCTCGACCCGGCGGGCAAACAGCGGATCATCGCGGAGATCGACGCCTACCTGGCCGCCGCGCGCGACTGACCGCGCGGTCCGTGGGGACGTCCCCGGTCCCGGCCGACCCCGGTCGGGACCGGCGGAGGCATCGAGGTGCGCGCGACGGGAGGAGGTGTGGGGGGACCGTGTCTCCCGCCGCGCGCACGGCTCCGCCGGCCGATGTGCGCTGGGAGCGGTAGGCCGGCGGAACTGCTGGTTTCGGACCTGATCCTGACACCCGTACCGGGCCAATGGGACGTCGTTAATTCGGATCTAAGGAAGACTTGTGCCGCCGCACAACCCGGCGGCTCGTGCCGTCGTCAGCCGTCGGTGGGCCGTTGCCTCGGCCAGCGCCGGCCGCTGCCCTTCTGCTCCCGCGCCTCCCGCGCCATCCGACCCACCAGGCCGAACCGGCTGACCTGCCGGGGCGTCGCCTCCGGGTCGGCGAGCAGCATCACCACGCTGGCGCCGCCGAGTCGGGCCCGGTCGATGCTCACCGAACCGTTGGCCTGCAACGCCACCCGCTTGGCGATGTCCAGCCCGAGGCCGGTGGAGCCCTGGTCGCTGGTGCCCCGGCGCAGCGCGCGATCCGGGTTGGCGATGCCCGGCCCGGCGTCGTCGATCCGGATGGCCACGTACCCGTCGCGGCGGGACACCGCCACCTCGAACGCGGTGCCCTGCGGGGTGTAGCGGAACACGTTGCCGATCACCGCGTCGAGCGCGGCGGCCAACTCGGCCCGGGGCACCGGCGCCGGGATCCGCAACTGGGCGCCGACCACCCGGTGCGGGCGGTTCTGGTCGCCGGCGAGGGCCGCCCAGAACACCATCCGGTCCCGGACCACCTCGCTCACGTCGCACATCGCCGGTGCCGCCTCGGTGGCCACCGCCTTGCGGGTGGTCTTGATCAGCACGTCGATCTCACCCTCCAGGGTGACGATCGCCTGCCGGATCCGCCGGATGCCGCGTCGGTGGTCCAGCTCCGCCTGGCTGAACGCGTCCACGCTGGTGTCGTCGGACTCCAGCGCCTCCGCGTCGAGCCGGAGCACGGTCAGCGGGGTCCGCAGCCGGTGGGACAGGTCCGCCACCAGCTCCCGCTCCTCGGTGCGGGCCGCGACGAACCGCTCCGCCATCCGGTTGAACGCGTGCCCGGCCTCGGCCAGCTCGCGCGGGCCGCTCGGCTCCACGCGTACGCCCAGGTCGCCGTCGCTGACCGCGCGGGCCGCCTTGACCAGCCCCCGGGTGGCGTCGACCGTACGGGCGGCGAGCCGGTCCACCACCAGCACGGCGGCACCCACCAGGGCGACGGCCACTCCGACCAGCAGCCACCAGCGGCCCGAACCGCCGAGCGCCTCGTCCGAGACGAAGACCTCCACCACGGCCGTCCGGTCGCCCAGCACCACCGGGTCCAGCCGCAGCACCCCGCCGTCGACGTCGACCACCAGTGAACGTCCCTCGGCGCGGGCCCGGTCGAGCTGGCCTGCGTCGGCGCGTCCGGCCCCGGCGTCCACGTCGTCGAGACCGTGCACCACCGGGCGGGTCGCCGGGTCGACGCCGCTCGCCTCGATCGCGCGCTCCACCAGCACCGGCTGGGTACTCACCGCGAGCGCGCCGGTGACCAGCGCGCTGCGCCGGGCCGCGTCGGCGATCGCCTCGTCGCGGGCCTGGCCGCCCAGGGTCAGGCCGAGCGGGATCAGGAAGGCCAGTGCCAGCA
Above is a window of Verrucosispora sp. NA02020 DNA encoding:
- a CDS encoding DUF1206 domain-containing protein, producing MSLTRNAEATAARTADSRWLELLARAGFIGYGIVHLLFGWLALQIAFGNSSDDGDQSGALRTLAAQPMGTFVVIAIAVGMVAMAIWQALEAAVGHQTESGNDRIKERVFSAARAVIYLWLAWTAWKVFSNANSDSASQQEEMTARLMESTGGRWLVGLAGLVLIGVGVGMFIYGVKKKFMKRLKTGEMNAKTTQLARRLGMAGYTARGSAFAVTGVLVVLAAVNYDPEKARGLDAALRTLRDQAFGTILLSLVGLGIAAFGLYCFLQARYRKV
- a CDS encoding RecQ family ATP-dependent DNA helicase translates to MKLTTHSMSLRRAARSLFGWSTLRPNQLAAMRAVMRRRDALVVLPTGAGKSAIYQIPASLIPGPTVVISPLLALQQDQIAALNERQRAELRAVRISSDESPAQQAEAIAEIRDGRAEFLFITPEQLANPDRLAEVRALKPALVAIDEAHCISAWGHDFRPDYLALGQLIEGIGRPPVVALTATASPPVRDDIVARLRLRDPEIVVSGLDRPNLFFEVAHCPTEDYRWRRLIALLRDEERPGIIYVPTRRAAEDLAARITDADYPAQFYHGGMSASARARLHEAFLADQVPIMVATSAFGMGIDKPNIAWVVHMALPDSPDSYFQEIGRAGRDGQPARVLLLWQAEDVGLQRFFSGGLPDATELRDLAALLRQGPATKKELREVTGLGPRKLGQYLALLEQVGAAQPRARQRIGAPRYSPTPVEAAEAAVAEAERQQNLTRSRTDMMRAFAETTGCRGQTLLAYFGEQMTQICGHCDNCHAGTSTADDGAVGPFPVHSQVRHPEWGGGLVLSYEDDRMTVLFEEVGYKTLSVSVVSEQGLLTLD
- a CDS encoding TIGR03557 family F420-dependent LLM class oxidoreductase; this translates as MKIGYFLSTEEYPPEQLLAQAQAAERAGFQALWISDHYHPWTDAQGQAPFVWSMIGALSQTCRLPVTTAVTCPTVRIHPAVLAQAAATSAVLHSGRFVLGVGSGEALNEHILGDHWPQAGVRLEMLEEAVEVMRKLWDGGFVNHYGKHYRVEHARIYTLPETPPPIYVSAFGPKAVDLAARIGDGFVNTMPDAELVSRFRDNGGGEKPCQAGFKAAYAPTVEEGMRLAYERWPTEAIPGELLQVLPSPRHFEQAARLVDPEAMREAFVCGNDADAHLAKIDAYAKAGFDEVYVANTGPDWQGLMDLYQRDVLPRLP
- a CDS encoding phage holin family protein, with translation MADVADVRTSHNGSEPSTAELVQRATEQVSRLVRDELALARAELTEKGKHAGIGVGLLAGGGALAFLGLGALITAAILLLALVLPAWAAALIVAAVVFLIAGVLALLGKKQVSQAVPPVPQATVQSLRADVDVVSAAVKDRGRA
- a CDS encoding DUF4235 domain-containing protein, which encodes MSKGLSKVAYRPVGIVAGIAAGALAGAIFRQVWKMTAGDGDAPDPVDEDRHWGEILAAAALQGAIFSVVRAAVDRGGAVGVRRLTGRWPD
- a CDS encoding GNAT family N-acetyltransferase translates to MLVEENAAKHRYEILVDDALAGFTTYLPRGEALVFTHTEVDPAFQNRGVGTALMRGTLDQVRAQGQRVVPQCPFMHAYIERHPEYADLVTSPA
- a CDS encoding cold-shock protein; translation: MAQGTVKWFNADKGFGFITVDGGGADVFVHFSAIQSSGYRSLEENQRVEFEIAQGQKGPQAEQVRPL
- a CDS encoding glycoside hydrolase family 3 protein; this translates as MSERQRANLQRANGNLAALAAAVLQPGFVGTVPPAWVCRWLGDGLGAVVLFSRNVVDPEQVAALTAGLRAERPDVIVAIDEEAGDVTRIESGRGSTRPGNFALGVVDDPALTEEVARDLGVELAALGVTLDYAPDADVNSNPDNPVIGVRSFGADPSVVARHTTAWVHGLQSGGVAACAKHFPGHGDTRVDSHHDLPRISGDRDRLDAVELAPFRAAVEAGVQAVMTGHLLVPALDPELPATLSTRILGGVLREEMGFNGVVVTDAVEMQAVAGRYGLAGAAVRALAAGVDAICVGGEHADEETARHLRDAIVDAVVAGDLPEERLAEAAKRVGQLAAWTVAARTAGGRVPVPAGGSGVGLVAARRALRVTRADGGVALPLAAPAHVVEFQPPHNIAIGAETPWGVAAPLTALVPGTTSARYARGEVPADPALGAAGRPLVLVVRDLHRHDWMRAAVDRVLADRPDAVVVELGVPALVTGAVHVATHGATRAAGRAVAELLGGTAVTRGW
- a CDS encoding DUF3618 domain-containing protein; translation: MTHNGTRNGHGNGTGDPDALRAEIRRTRVELGETVEALAAKADVKKRLKSSADQARERVREQAALTVARVRGQAALTHPPVRGRHGPAPFVALAAGAIVTAVVLMIIRGRRG
- a CDS encoding mechanosensitive ion channel family protein, whose product is MHSYLVTVVAALAAAAIAIAVVEVVHRSIRRWGHRSRLLMELTEHAHRSFQIAATVLAVQFAVRFSTGYAVGTGWRQALLHMLVLAVIAATAWLVTSLLVVVEDTALARFRVDVPDNRHARRVRTQVVMLRRVTIVVIVVLTVGVMLMTFPAVRGIGAGVLTSAGVVGIVAALAAQSLLGNVFAGLQLAFSDAVRLDDVVVVEGEWGRIEELTLSYVVVQIWDDRRLILPTSYFTSTPFQNWTRTEAAVLGTAEFDVDWSLPVQAMREELRRLVEGTELWDGRVCVLQVTDATGGMVKLRALVSAASAGALWDLRCLVREHMVAWVRDQRPTALPRLRTEVGDGAGSLPWQWVNPKRRVRRFEDGEVPDDARLFGGSDDGDARSEAFVGPDEPVEARR